The DNA sequence TGGTAATGGCAATGACGATAGTAAATATTAGAGAGAATGCAATTTCAGCTACAGAGATTTCTACTTATTCGAAGTCAGATCACTTGAGAGGTCATGTTCATACGGAGCGATGGATGGCGCTGTGTAACATGTCAATGGGAGGATCCAACTGAAAAGTTGAGGAGTAATTTGGTAGTTTTGTGTTGTTAATCTATGCTCCATTGTGAGGTTTCTCAGTGAGCAGAGAGCCTTGTCTCTTTGTGGCTCATCAGACAACCTCCATTCACCCAGGCAGATACACTGACACCTCCAATGAGTGATGAACCCACTGTCACAGCTCAGTGTATAGTGGAGTCCCACTTCACATCAACTCTAGAAGAGGGAGTCACAAACATGTGAATGTAGCCAAGGTTTGACGATAATATAGCATTCATATGGCAGAGTGTGGGGTCTTAAttaaccaggtcaccaggtctTGAGTGTGAATGACTCATTCATGTTGTCACTTCTTAAGTCTGCCACAAATTAGGCCACTGCACACTCGACCTATATGAATTACTTTGGTATGCTACGGGATAACCTAGTTGTCTGCATAGCATGTCACATTGTTGTAACTTGATTCTAAACATGTTAGGACAATGCTGGGACAATGAGAGATGCGGCCACTAAAGATGACCTCATGTCTGGAGCCTCCCTAAAATAACAGTGCTTATCATACGTATGATTCctgtttgttctgtttttttcttcctttccAAACAGATTGCATGTTTCCAATTAAAAACATCACTTCCTCTCTTCAGAAACCGACTTCTCAGTGTGCTCCTCCAAATTTAGCAACTCCTGCCAGCCCCCCTTGCTTTAGCTATATTTTAAGGGTTTGTCTGTCTATTAGAATCAGGCCTTTGTTTCTCTCCGCAGAGTCACTGGAGCTGTGAATCCTGGGTATTCCAGCTGTCTGTTTCACTGGGGTTGCAGCATCTAAGCTCAGCCAGCATACAGTCTTGTGGACAGCCCATcaaacacacagagcagagcTGCATCCAAGGTAGCCAGACAGATAGACACTATCTCTCCACTGTAATAAAGTGCAGGGGAAAGCTGGTCTCACATCTACTGGTGGACAAGGCCTGATGtggtacagtagtacagtagagtcTAACTGAGGAGAAATAGCACCATGGCCTTGAAACTAAAATGGCTGTAGAGCTACAGGCAAAAATAGCAGATGACCAACCAACCATATGTCTCCTATCATGCTGAATAAGACACAGGCATGCCGTAAAGACAGCGCTGAATATATCATTTATATTGTTTGAAGAACCCAGTTGCATTGCCTTTAGAGAGATGGATATTGGCTAGTGTTGGATGATACAGGACCACTTGGTTGGATTTAGCAGTAGTAGGCCTATGCAGGGTCAGAATGCTTGAATAGGCTAAAGTAGGCACTATGCCTGTGTGTTGTGTATCACCACAGGACACATCCTCAAAATGAGTGTTATGTGAGTGTAGATTCTGCACAAAGGTGCTTCTTCATAGATTGTGTAGTAGGCCTACCATTACATAGATCAATTATGTTTTCTGTCAATGGGGTATATGATAGGAGTCAGATTAGATGTGCTCGTGGGAAAATGCAAGCAGGAATTATCATCACGTCTATGCATGTTTACAATGAGACGTTGCAGTTCTGACATAGGCATACTGTAGGCCTTCCATAATACACGGATTTGATCCTAAATCACTCACCTTTTCACTCTGATGATCTGGTCCCTCATGGGTTTGATGTCTTGGAAGCTCTGCTGGTTGACAAGACTGTAGACCAGTATGAAGCCTTGGCCATTTTTTATGTAAAGGTCCCGCATGGATGCGAACTGTTCGGTACCAGCAGTGTCAAGAATCTCCAGAACAGAGGGTGAGGAATCCACCTCGATTTCTTTGCGGTAAAAATCTTCTATGGTCGGGTCGTACTTCTCAATAAACGTCCCGGTCACAAACTGAACAGTGAGGGCGGATTTCCCGACCCCACCGCTGCCGAGGACCACCACTTTGTACTCGCGCATTGCTCCCTTGTTATTTGATGATTTCAAGAGATTGTCGAAAGCTATCACTCTCCGCGCGACATAGAATAAAATATATCCGTGCAAATGGCATTCATTCGTGTCCCATTTTGAACGGATATAAAAAATACAGCCTTGCTTACCACCGCTCAGCAATGGCAAATAAAAAGCTGAGCACAAAGACTCGCTGCCCGAAGATGGATTTCATTGTAGAAATTCCCACAGGCACACCAGACATTGATTACTAGGCTATGCGCATCGAAACGActgcaatttttttttaatgtgcaTTAAAATGTATCAAAACGCTGGACAATGTGAAACGTGTGGTTTTTCATCTGCTTAGCTCACCATTCTATGCATCACAAAAAAAAACTTGCTCCAGCGAAGACATTGGAGAAAAGGACGGTTCCTGATGGATTCTGCAAGACTTGCGCGTTTTATCTCAATAAAtgttgataaataaataaatacaaatttaaGAGTTAAGCCTATTAATATAAGTTTCCTTGCTTTTTCACCATCTCTTTCATCTCCCCGTTCCTTATGCGTTCACGAATACAATCCTGACCGCCATACTCTCGGGTGGAGACCCACCGCCGCCGTGTAATCAACCGGTCCCCTCTCGGCTTCCGTACCAACGAAAATGAGACGGGTCTTTCCCACCAGACAGATGTGCAAGGAGTCCAATGGCTACCAATATTTGCTGTTAACCTCACTCATGACTATCTGAATGCCATACGGAAACAGCCAGTAAAATAAAGGGTTGGATTTCCGTTCATGTGCAAAATTTCCCATCATTCGGTAACCGAAGTGACATCCTCTGAGCGCTCACCCAATCACAGAAGCAGCTTGAGGATGTGTATCCAAGAGGAGGAAAGTGCGCGCAGATGCTGTTGCTATGGTAACGCTGCCAGCAGTGTAGCAGCATCACTTGCATAAGGAGAGTATAAAAGCAGATTATAAACTAGCCTGGTTGCCTTCTCTGGTTAGCTATTAGATTCCACGCCTCTCTTTGGCAAATGATAAGAGTGGCAAGGAGTGGTATATTAGTtgaagactggtacccagactactTATAAACTGTCATTTAAACAAACAGCAACACAATGCACGATCAGAGGAACCTCTTCTAGCAAAATAACTTATTGGACTAGACTGTATAGGCCTATACATAACTAGACACAACGATGTGTATGAGTCAATGTCTTTGCAATATCTGCTTGTGTTATCAGATGCAGATGTGCATAAACAGACTATTCAATAAAAATTGAATATATTcaaaaattgaatatttttttgcAACAATTTACCATATTCATAACAAAATATCCAATAATTCATGATATTTCCAGAGAATGGGATAAGACTAAAACTAACACGTGCATTGCATTCCTGAGATGGTGCATTTTCATTATGTAGGCCTTTGAAATCATGTCCTCTGCATATATAAAGACACCAAATAAAATGGCTTATTATTTCCTATGTGAATCACCAAAACAAAGGCATCACAAACTTGGCATTTACTTAaacttttatttgttttttttttacattagatTTTACACAAAACAAAactactgtgtgtatatatatatatatatatatatatatatatatatatatatatatatatctcataaAAGAGCACATAATTATGcacaaataaaacataaaaaaattgCCACATGAACAGATTCAAAATGAGTAAGGGTTTGTACTTTTCCCCTCTGTTAAAGAGTACGGCATTACCGATGGAACCATATGTGGCACTGGCACAGCAGTTTAAACACGACTCTGCAGTAACTGTACCACAGCCATTTAGAATGGCACCCGCCACTTTtctcatcatcaagcttttcTCAGTAAAGTGTTTGACTGCACTCTTTACAATCTACCATTTTGGCCTCAAAATGAAAATGTCTGTAGTGAGAATTAAAACAGCATATTTCACTAATTGCAATAGACTAAATACAATCCTTATATTTAATGAACCCTAACACATAACAACTTAAGAACAatacatcaaaggtaaggcaacGTTCACTAATAAGTTTGTCTGCTCAGTTTACCAACTGTTCAGAAAGTGCTTACCCACagggcacacactggttaaatcctcgttgtttccacgtaatttcaacaAAATTACGTTGAACAAACATGGAATATACGTTCAATtgaagtctgtgcccagtgggtaggaaTCATGTTACCATTGGGTCAGTAAAAGTGAACACATTCTGACTGTTCAACTCTTTTGATTGGGTGGTCTAAAATCTCAACTAACTTTCAGGTACAGCTGTATCTAGCTATAATAACATTGGAAACATTTAGCAGAACTTGAGTTGAAATTACCATTAAAATGAACATCCGTTTTCAAAgagcattttttgttgttgtgaaagACGCCTTCGGTGAACAATTGAAATAATTTAAGAGTATCACTGCCAGACTAGCCATACCCATGACTACATGTTTAACATACTTTTTCTGCAGTGTAAAAATAACTTTATTCTGGGAACAAAGTGCAATTCTAAACAGCTGAACAACCATCAAAACACATCTTTTTGAGTTTCCCCTTGCCTTTATGAGTCTAGGGATGCTTTGTAAGAGGACTTTAGAGAGCTCATTTTTGGTAGAATAGATTAGAGCATGTATTTAGAGACATTTAAGTGTCATGGGTAGGCTGTCAAATGCAAAAGGAATATACTACTGTAATACAAAGGCATTATGATACTGAAAATATTGTCGTATATAATTTTGCCATAAAATAGGAAATGTTCAGATTCTGGCAATACAATCTAGTGTGTTACAGTGCTCTAGAAAACGTAACAATTACATCATTTACAAAAATACAGAGCTTCCGTCATTGCAACTTTAGGTTGCCACAGAGACAAATTAATATAGTTATGAAATTATACCGTACTACAATGAAAAGTAAATTTACTTAAATGTTAATTTTTTTTGGTAGACTGTGACCTATACAATAAACTGTTTTTATACATAATAAAAGCAATTCTACAGCCTTGCTCGTACTGCAGTGTGTTGTCCTGTATAGGTGACAAGGCAGTGACAAGGATGAGATGTGGAAGCTTGCCATTGGTACCTCCAACATTCCATCCCTGGTCACAGACGGCTTTTCATAGGCTAACGTGACAGGACAGGTCATTTGAATAACCGCCAGCAGAGCAAAACTCAGCTTAATAAATTACATTCATTTTAAAATAGAATACAACATTGTTCTATAACTAATGTTAAACAAATAAGTAAATTCCATATATTTCCATCAAACAGAACATAAAACTTAACTTTTCTGAAAAGAAAATGAAAAGTAATGAAATAGGACAAAGATGGTAAGAACATGGGTCATTTTAGTTTTCTGTGGATTGTCTGAGTTGATCAAACACCATGACAATATCACGATACTGATGAGATTTTTTACGCATACTGATTTCACTCACACAGAAAATAAAAAGGGAGAATGAAAGACTGTGGGAAAGATTTAGTTTGCACCTGTGTGAAGTTTTTAACGGTTATTTTCAAGAGCAAATAAAACAAAAGGTTAAgcaaaatgtaaaataatgttaCATGTTGATCATTGTAAATAGTTCCATGTTTCTAGCTTAGTTTTGCCTTTTATATCCAACTGTAAATAACTGGTGTAGACTTTGCACAGGTGCATTGGTGGGTAAATCTGTCTGTGTTTGTAAGTGCAGTTTGTATATACAATGAAGCTTTGACAAAAACACATGTAGAGTTATATGAGTTTCATTGCACAATGTGATTAGTTATGTGACTACGTCCTACTACTAAAACATTTACTGTGATACATTCTACTCGAAAGACGTTAGACAGACTATGATAACAACGCATTAAACACGAGGATATGGTTGTAAAGACGGTTGTATATAAAGACAAATGAGTTACCAACATAGAACCACAACACATATCCGGTTCTCCAAACTCATCTCCAATCACTTTTTAGTTGCAAACTACTTTCAACTCATTAAGAATTAAGCTAAACCATTTTACACAATGAACAATCACTGAACTTCATGCCAAAGCAGCCATGTTCCGATCTGCCAGATATTGAAACTTGAAAGTAAATGAAAGGTTAAAGCACTAAAACTAACCCAGTGTACAAAGACTACCAATGCACTGAATTCACCTCACACAAACAGTTGTTCATTGTATTTATCGAGGCCGTGGAGTATGTTGAGAAACGGCAGGGTTTTCTACTCAAAGTTTAATATTTCTCACACAGAGCCTTTTCAAGATGCTTGTTAAGTACATTACTTTAGGCACTTCTACAGTTCAAATAAGACAGGATTAATAAGTGACCTCGAGTCACCGCAAGGTTTCCTTGCACGTGTACGTCAGCCTTTTTAACAAAGGATCACCACGTCTTTCCTTTTGAAGTCTTATCATTCTGCTCCCTCTTTAACGTCTGTGGCCTCTGCACTATGACCACCTAACCCCTCACATGTCTGTGACAGCTTGGCAGACACTCACTCAGCTTTTCAGTTCCTCTAAGGTGGCTTATTTTCAGCCCACCCATCACTCTGCTAGGTCATTGGCACAACATCTGGTATATGGTGTTTATTTGATGGATGCCAAGACGAGGCTCAACTAAAACCTTGACCGAAGAGACATAGAGAAAACAGTgcaccacagacagacactaggAAACCGTGGTAGCTAGATTCCGTTCTCATTTCTGGAATTAGTGGCTGATTATATCACTGCCATAAGGTACATTAATTCATTTTCTGCTATTATCATTGGGTTTGCTGAGGCTCACTCAATTGGTTATTCCTCCGTAGAGAGGCCAAGGCACACCAGGAGGGGGAGCAGTGATCCTGTACTCAGAGAATAACCACAAGGTAAACAACAACATGCTATCCTCTGTCACATTCGTCCTTTACAAGGGCAAAAAGGACACTCACAAGCCAAATGCAATTTGTATACGGTGTATAAACAAGAGCGCTTTCCAATGGTCTTTGTTTTAAATACAAGCAATCAAGCACTTAGATGCACAATCATTTTCTGCtaaaaaaattacatttgaatTAGATGAGTGTTGTGCACTTTTAACAAAACATTAAAAAGGAAATAAAAGTCATCGTTGAATACCTTTACGATTAAATCTTCACAATCTCCAATCATGTGTGTATACATATAATAAATCAGTCATTTACATATCAGTAACGATATTAGTCCTAGCAATACAGGTATATAATTTGTATATTTTAACATAGCTCAATGTTCTACATTTCCTCAGTAATCTTCTTCTCAGCATGCAGGTTGCTGTAGTTCTCGTGTGGAGCAAAAGTAGTATTTACAGAAGGGCTGTTTAGGGCCTCTAAGGGGAGCGTCTTGACACTCTGTTCCTTTCTTGTAGGTTACTTGAGGATGATCTGTTTTAGAAGCAGAGATTGAGAAAGACATCATGTTACTCAATGGTGGCATTCACAATGAACATGACCGATTGCCCTTAGGTCCAAGCAACAGTGCCAGTACATTCTTGGATGacaaacacaatacaatataGTGTTGTTGAAGAGTCATGGCGGTAAATGATTAAAGAATAAGGGTTCTTATTTGCAGAAGTAGAACAGTAGCAAAACTGTGACCAGTATAATCATATAATGCTGAAGAAACAAAGAAActagtaaaaatacatttgaatcccACATGTAAAACAAAGAGAATTTGGTTGATGTTAGGAACCTTTCAGATAAGATTCAGAGCTGAGGCAGTGGTCTACATACCAAAGTTATTGCTAAAGCTAAAATGCTGCAAATCTCAATGACAAAAACAAACTGAAATAGTACACTATGCATTCCATGTTAATACCTGGGAGAAATAAAAGACAAATAAATCAAGCAGAAAAAGCTGCAGGAGAAGGCTGGTGGTCGGCAAGTATGTTTTTCCCGACCCAAACCacagccccctcctctcctgctggaaAGAAAGAAGCACATCACCTGACCTGCCCCCCAGGTAGAAGAGTCTAAAAGGGGCAACAGAGGGCAGTCACAGGCACAGAGCTGTCACAAAATCACACATATCCATAAAGACATACAGTATGACCTTCCTGTGATAATAACAGCCATGTATGAGCTTCATTGGTCTTTCATTCATTCAGTTGATCTCTTTAGTCTGAGGTGCTAATTTAGGCTACTTCAAATCAATATATTTAGTTTTCTTCTTTCCCTGTTTGACAGAATTATAGTAATGCCTGAATTAAATTAGGGGCACTTGAAACTAAATAAAGCAAAAACATGCGAAAAACAATGAAGGAAATtatgcaacacaacacaactactATTTGCAGATGGGGGATCTCTAAATAAGTGCTTTCTGTCATTACTATATTTAATACAGCATCTACAATAATGATAGTTAAACTTGCTAATAAAGGCAACAGGCAGGAGAGAAATATGCTATGATGACAACTGTCTCCTGCTGCCATGACGAGCACTTATTTAGAGCTCAGGGATTCATGAAAGAAAGCTTTAAAAGGAGCAAACCTGATTGGCTGGTGCTGTTGCTGCGTAGGGGACACTTGTGGCAGGAGTAGTTGCTGCAGAGACAGTAGCAGGCGTAGCACTGTACATCATGGGTACTTTTTCAGGAAGGGAACCATGGAAGCAATGAACAGGTAGGTGGAGCATTATGGTAACCATAGCAACGttttttttctatatatttttttgcatggTGAATACAGTAAAACATTAGTAGCAAGCCATCATTAGGTTAGACCAGCAGATGGCATGCAATCACAGCGCAAAGCAAGAAAGCATTGGATAAATAATAGAGGAAAGCTGATTTAGTTTAGGAAATTTGTCCGATATTTGTCCGATTCCCAGAGAAGATTGTCATTTGATACTAAAGGTGTCCAATTACGACATTCAAAAAGTATGttttacataccctacagtaTCTCATCATTAGAATGGCAATTTTCACTGTCGTGTTAGAAATAAGTTCCTTATTTTATACAAATAAAGGACACgtcatttgatgtatttgatctTTAGGAAAGACCAAGACACTTTAGATAACATCTCTGGGAAACGAATCAAATGTCCTAATCCACAGAGCAGCAAAGAACTATAAATATCAACCAGCAGTGATGTCCTGTGTTTTGAATATCTGTATTATTTACAACGGTGAGAATATCACTGCAGAGAACAAAGGACATTCAAAAAAACAAATGAAATCCAAAGTAGGTCAATGGGTGATGATGAAGAGTATAAATTGAAGCCTTGAGCTTTGTCAGGGACATGGCTAACAGAAAAAAAATGACGAAACATATTATAAAATACACTTTCTCACATGTGATTTAAAATGTGCCGGTACCTAACATATATAAACCACCCTTACCCCCTGACCCAGAGACTGTTTATCCAAGGGCACATTGGAATAACAAGAATCTTTTAAATGAACAGCGAGAGCATTTCACCCATATTCTCCATTCATTACAGGTGATATCAGAAAAAAGAAGCAAGGGACCTACCAATGCCGGTAGCAGGAGACATGCAAAACACTGACCCTGTGTGATTATGCAGTGGAAAGTGAGTAGAGGACAATAAGGGAGGAAAAACAGGTTAGCTAGAGTTTTCAGCATGCTTTTACACATTCTAAACCAAATACAAGCAAGACATGAACCTCTCAATGGAaaccaagtttttttttttttttgcttggtGAGCACACACAGAAACAAGCCCATGAGAAACGATGCGTCTTAgggagtgtagtgtgtgggtgtaCGTGTAGAGTGTGGATAGATTACTGTTTTCCAAGGAGGGAGGCACATGCTGAATAAAATAGCTCTAATCGACTGACATGGGCATCAGTGCTAGGGCAACCAGGCAGTACAGTAGTTAACTCAGCAGTGAGACAAAGCATCTAACAAGAGTGCATAGTGGCTGTTGCTGTTTGATTATggctgtcagaggaaggccatgtTGAAAGAAAGAGCTAATGGTATAATAATCCAGTGTCCTACTTAGCCATGTACTGTATCACAGCAATGTAGGCCAATGGCCTGAATTGAATAGATTTGATTAAAGCAGGTCTCCTTCAACTAACCTGGATGATGTAATCTGGAAGCACTGATATATCTGCCTGCCAGGACATTGAGCTATTAAGTATGTGACAACGGCATTAAACGTGCATCATTTTCAAAAATGAACGGCTCAAATTATAAGGTGCTGCATTAAATCAtcatagctagctacctacattGGGCCACGAGGAAAGCACAAAAAAACAAGGAAAGACACCTGACTGACAATATGCTACTTTTTAGACTACATGATAAATGCCCAACCAAACATTATCAGGGAGGGAATTACAAAGGACAAGTCATATAGGGGCAGTTGGCCCACTCAGAGCTGGGCTGTACCTGTGGGATAGAACGCAGACGTCTGCTGGAGCTGTGCATTGGCCAGAGCCTGCTGGTAGTGCAACATACTGGGGTTGAAGAAGGAGCTGGCCCCGTTGCTCTTCTCCAGTGCTTGTCTCTTTGGTAGGGGCTGCAGGCAACCATGGGGGAACGCCTGCCGAGTACAAACGACACGTTAACACAACCAAAACACTTATCAGTAGTTCTATTATAAACATCCACTGGCTATGAGCTTTATATGTAGATTATAGTACAATCATTGCTAAACAGTAGAGCAAAACTGTATGCAACTACTACATGACAAAATAAAGGTATTTATGATGAAATTAGTAAATGGCTAAAACTTCATACTGTTAATTTAAACACATTTTAAATACCTATTCAATTACTGAAAGATAACTGATGGTGAAGGATTTTGTACACATACTAGATGAGTCTTAAGAGGTTGTAAAAACAAAAATGCCAAATTAAATTATGTGAGTTGCTACAGTACAATTAATAGCTACATGCAAAGCAAAAGGTGAAAGGTCAAAGTACCAGGTCTACAGTTGCCTCGAGGGGTCGCTTCATTGCTTTGGCAGTCGACTGAGTCTTTTAATAGCAGGCAGCGAGCACATGATGGCAGTGGGCCAATGGGATTCAAGCGTATTAACATACAGGTAACAGCAAGCAGAGGTGCGTCATGGGGACAGCATTGCATTGTGGATAGGTGAGAaggagaaaacaaaacaaaataatcgGAATGCAGTTTACCACCACATACAAAACAATAGGCATGCACAATAAACAAAATTAACTGATTCAAGGAAATATACGACTGACTCCTGAATTAGTATGTAAGCGTCTACTATACTCGTTAATAGCTTAATCTAATAGGAtttacaattacaacaatactgtgCAACAACATTGGGACTAAGGTTATTTGCTATGTAGGAAACACAACAGTAGTTAATCAATAGTTGTTCATCATTATCAATACATTATCAATTTGAATATACAGTGTGGACTACTAAATAAATGTTGTGATAATGCATTCATTGACCTACAATTGCTTTAAAGGACCAGAATTATACATGACACACGTCAATATGAAATGGAGACAGAAGGTAACGCTAAAGGGCATTAGCTAGGCTACTGTGAGAGGTCATCCTTGGGAAATGTATCTCTACC is a window from the Oncorhynchus tshawytscha isolate Ot180627B linkage group LG03, Otsh_v2.0, whole genome shotgun sequence genome containing:
- the LOC112237011 gene encoding ras-related protein Rap-2a, translated to MREYKVVVLGSGGVGKSALTVQFVTGTFIEKYDPTIEDFYRKEIEVDSSPSVLEILDTAGTEQFASMRDLYIKNGQGFILVYSLVNQQSFQDIKPMRDQIIRVKRYEKVPVILVGNKVDLESEREVSASEGQALAEEWGCPFMETSAKSKTMVDELFAEIVRQMDYAAQPDKDDPCCSSCNIQ